Proteins encoded within one genomic window of Triticum aestivum cultivar Chinese Spring chromosome 2D, IWGSC CS RefSeq v2.1, whole genome shotgun sequence:
- the LOC123050294 gene encoding uncharacterized protein: protein MSRHGIAGHCSVCNTEGHNKRKCPQLGRDPTGAASQATHVGEDAPAKATPAGEDAPAEATPAGEDTPAAQAGAGQPATKATKKKLPVKRKILCKPKETASTSVAASTTTHVHEQNVSVLEILQEQAISTQ, encoded by the exons ATGAGTAGACATGGAATTGCAGGCCATTGCAGTGTTTGCAATACAGAAGGACACAACAAGAGAAAGTGCCCTCAGCTAGGAAGGGATCCAACAGGAGCGGCTAGTCAAGCAACACATGTTGGTGAAGATGCACCTGCTAAAGCAACACCAGCTGGTGAAGATGCACCTGCTGAAGCAACACCAGCTGGTGAAGATACACCTGCTGCTCAAGCTGGAGCTGGTCAACCAGCAACAAAAGCAACCAAGAAAAAGCTTCCAGTGAAGAGGAAGATTTTGTGCAAACCAAAG GAAACTGCTAGCACGAGTGTGGCTGCATCTACCACAACACATGTGCATGAGCAGAATGTTTCAGTGTTGGAGATACTACAGGAACAA GCCATATCAACTCAGTAG